A genome region from Flammeovirga agarivorans includes the following:
- a CDS encoding SPFH domain-containing protein, whose amino-acid sequence MEISTIIYSGIGVFILLVLLRYIKVVPQRSAYIIERLGKYRGTIQAGFHILIPFFDRVAYKHSLKEQAIDVDSQSCITRDNITVEVDGILYIQIFDPKKASYGIEDYKFAAIQLAQTTMRSVIGKMELDKTFEERDNINTTIVTAVDKASDPWGVKVSRYEVKNITPPQSIKDAMEKQMRAEREKRAMIAESEGEKQAKINVADGDKQELIKRSEGEKQKRINEAKGKASEIEEVANATANGIRAISDAISSQNGLDAVNLRIAEQYLNEFGKLAKENNSMIIPSDLANISGMIATASSVFKNSQNKSENKK is encoded by the coding sequence ATGGAAATAAGCACAATTATCTATTCCGGAATTGGAGTTTTTATACTCTTAGTCTTACTAAGGTATATCAAAGTAGTTCCACAAAGATCTGCATACATCATCGAAAGGTTGGGAAAATACCGAGGTACTATTCAAGCAGGTTTTCACATCCTCATCCCATTTTTTGATAGAGTTGCCTACAAACATTCTCTTAAAGAACAAGCTATTGATGTTGATTCGCAAAGCTGTATTACTCGAGATAATATCACCGTAGAGGTAGATGGGATCTTATACATTCAGATTTTCGATCCTAAAAAGGCTTCTTATGGTATTGAAGATTATAAATTTGCCGCTATACAACTTGCTCAGACAACCATGAGGAGTGTAATTGGTAAAATGGAACTTGATAAAACCTTTGAAGAAAGAGATAACATTAATACCACTATTGTTACAGCCGTTGATAAAGCCAGTGACCCTTGGGGAGTAAAAGTGAGTAGGTATGAGGTAAAAAACATAACACCTCCACAGAGCATAAAAGATGCAATGGAAAAGCAAATGCGAGCTGAAAGAGAAAAAAGAGCAATGATTGCTGAATCTGAAGGCGAAAAGCAAGCAAAAATCAATGTGGCTGACGGAGACAAACAAGAATTGATCAAAAGATCTGAGGGTGAAAAACAAAAAAGAATCAATGAAGCAAAAGGTAAAGCTTCTGAGATTGAAGAAGTAGCTAATGCAACCGCAAACGGGATTAGAGCAATTTCTGATGCGATCAGTTCTCAAAACGGTCTCGATGCAGTTAATTTAAGAATTGCCGAACAATACCTTAATGAATTCGGTAAACTCGCAAAAGAAAATAATTCAATGATTATTCCTTCTGACTTGGCTAATATTTCGGGCATGATTGCTACTGCAAGCTCAGTATTTAAAAACTCCCAGAATAAGAGTGAAAACAAAAAATAA
- a CDS encoding NfeD family protein, producing MELETLLSNPTLIWFLIGLLLLLIEFIGPNLVFIFFGIGAWITSLASVIYTPSTDFQIILFILSSIVLLITLRGQLKTRFFKSKVKEEHFLMEEFIGHQAKVIEDIKDKKPGQVEFKGTVWTAESDQHIRKGQIVEIKGKASIILKVELIQN from the coding sequence ATGGAACTTGAAACTCTACTAAGTAATCCTACATTAATATGGTTTTTAATTGGGTTACTACTGTTACTCATCGAATTCATCGGACCAAATCTAGTCTTTATCTTCTTTGGAATAGGTGCATGGATTACATCATTGGCTTCTGTGATTTATACACCATCAACAGATTTTCAAATAATCCTTTTTATCCTTTCGTCAATAGTGCTTCTTATCACATTAAGAGGACAATTGAAAACACGATTTTTTAAATCAAAAGTAAAGGAAGAACACTTCTTAATGGAAGAATTTATTGGTCACCAAGCCAAAGTTATTGAAGATATTAAAGACAAAAAACCTGGGCAAGTTGAATTCAAAGGTACTGTTTGGACTGCAGAGTCTGACCAGCATATCAGAAAAGGTCAAATCGTCGAAATTAAAGGAAAAGCAAGCATAATACTCAAAGTTGAATTAATACAAAACTAA
- a CDS encoding amidohydrolase family protein: MEKFADFHLHLSLKHLVNKGQKGRQNIWDTLDYNPTKHSQKRASGDRYDQSSLSLLIDTNVKIAVIALHPVERFASGTFINRLMSKLICGFQMKTLRNWVQEGVYAFSLLNREIETILSLKKENNYRKEYPTCLVNGSRKALIPVTKEEVEDEQITKLFLSIEGIHALSDLPMGCTEEELAEEVLKNLHHIQFERNLPIFSLTLCHLTNNSFFKQSWALPMPGIFNYIRIPLMDLLEKPSKPISIYGKRIINQCIDHSRHKRILIDVKHLHIEARYEYYKMLKEKGPNPLDHSDTPSTIYAPIIASHVGVSGMENKERALTVGNAFNEIKKSKYRRFNPWEINLCDEELQIIMESKGMIGISLDQRILGVRNDQYVEEIKGILINNFGYEYWKSLKPIERKEAIHSAIFLDNLLYIIHKMGHENAWKCVCIGSDYDGIIRPIVVCPTVAYFEYFENYLVQHFEQLRIHTDEEIFIPEGETITSLMRGVFYTNVRDFLNINYLN; encoded by the coding sequence ATGGAAAAATTTGCAGACTTTCATCTTCATCTATCTCTAAAACATCTAGTAAATAAGGGCCAAAAAGGGAGACAGAACATCTGGGATACCTTAGACTATAACCCTACAAAACATAGCCAAAAAAGGGCTTCAGGAGACCGCTATGATCAATCTAGTCTATCTTTATTGATCGATACAAACGTAAAAATTGCTGTGATTGCATTGCACCCAGTAGAACGGTTTGCTTCAGGGACGTTTATTAATAGGTTGATGAGTAAATTGATTTGTGGTTTTCAGATGAAAACACTTAGAAATTGGGTACAAGAAGGTGTATATGCATTTTCATTATTAAATAGAGAAATCGAGACTATCCTGTCTTTAAAGAAAGAAAACAATTATCGAAAGGAATACCCAACATGTTTGGTAAACGGATCGAGAAAAGCACTAATACCTGTGACAAAAGAAGAAGTAGAAGATGAACAAATCACAAAACTTTTTCTGAGTATTGAAGGAATACATGCTTTAAGTGATTTACCCATGGGATGTACTGAAGAGGAGTTGGCAGAAGAAGTATTAAAAAATCTCCATCATATTCAATTCGAAAGAAATCTACCCATATTCTCATTAACCCTTTGTCATCTTACTAATAATTCTTTTTTCAAACAAAGTTGGGCATTGCCTATGCCTGGAATTTTTAATTATATCAGAATACCATTAATGGACTTATTGGAAAAACCATCGAAGCCAATAAGCATTTATGGTAAAAGAATTATCAATCAATGTATAGATCACTCCAGGCATAAACGCATATTGATTGATGTTAAGCATCTTCATATTGAAGCCAGGTATGAATATTATAAGATGCTTAAAGAGAAGGGGCCCAACCCTTTAGACCATTCCGATACCCCATCTACAATTTATGCACCTATCATCGCTTCTCATGTTGGTGTAAGTGGAATGGAAAATAAGGAGCGCGCATTAACTGTAGGGAATGCGTTTAATGAAATAAAAAAATCTAAGTACAGAAGGTTTAATCCTTGGGAAATCAATCTATGTGATGAAGAATTACAAATCATCATGGAATCTAAAGGCATGATTGGTATTTCTTTGGACCAGAGGATTTTGGGAGTAAGGAATGATCAATATGTTGAAGAAATAAAAGGGATACTGATCAACAACTTTGGTTATGAGTATTGGAAATCATTGAAGCCGATAGAAAGAAAAGAGGCGATTCATTCAGCTATATTTCTGGATAATCTTTTATATATCATTCATAAGATGGGCCATGAAAATGCATGGAAATGTGTATGTATCGGTTCGGATTATGATGGTATTATTCGTCCAATTGTAGTTTGTCCGACTGTCGCTTACTTTGAATATTTTGAGAATTATCTTGTTCAGCATTTCGAGCAACTTAGAATCCACACCGATGAAGAGATTTTTATTCCGGAAGGAGAAACAATAACCTCTTTAATGCGGGGAGTTTTTTATACTAATGTTCGAGATTTTCTAAATATTAATTATCTCAACTAA
- a CDS encoding aldose epimerase family protein, with product METVALKKENWGTHEGQEVFLYTLTNALGSELQITNYGGIMVSFKTADREGNFADVLLGKDSLADYLKDNGCYLSVIAGRYANRICKGQLSVEGKDYQLAINNGENFLHGGAKGFDQKVWDVTEEADQSITISRVSPDGEENFPGAVTVSVQFTLTNENEIVLEYKATTDKTTVINFTSHPYFNLKGEGNIEDHELTLNCKYFTPIDETCIPTGEIISVKGTPFDFTSPKLIGKEIDADYEQNRIGVGYDHNLVIDKPLGEYGLIGEAYEPASGRFLQAYTTEPGVQLYTGNWLEGDMGKNQTPHIKRQGFCMEAQHYPDSPNNPHFPSTELKPGETYTQKTVYKFSAK from the coding sequence ATGGAAACTGTAGCATTAAAAAAAGAAAACTGGGGTACACACGAAGGCCAAGAAGTCTTCTTGTACACACTGACTAACGCTCTAGGGTCAGAGTTGCAAATTACTAACTATGGAGGTATCATGGTTAGCTTTAAAACTGCTGATAGAGAAGGAAACTTTGCCGATGTTCTTCTTGGTAAAGACTCTTTAGCTGATTACTTAAAAGACAATGGCTGTTACTTAAGTGTAATTGCAGGTCGTTATGCCAACCGTATTTGCAAAGGACAATTGTCGGTAGAAGGTAAAGATTACCAATTGGCTATTAATAATGGTGAAAACTTCCTACATGGTGGAGCTAAAGGTTTTGACCAAAAAGTTTGGGATGTTACCGAGGAAGCTGATCAATCGATTACTATTTCTAGAGTTAGTCCTGATGGTGAAGAGAATTTCCCTGGTGCTGTAACTGTTTCAGTTCAATTTACTCTAACTAACGAAAATGAAATCGTATTAGAGTATAAAGCTACTACTGATAAGACGACAGTAATTAACTTTACATCTCACCCTTACTTTAACCTAAAAGGTGAAGGTAATATTGAAGATCATGAGTTAACATTAAACTGTAAGTACTTTACTCCTATTGATGAGACTTGTATTCCTACAGGTGAAATCATTTCTGTAAAAGGAACTCCGTTTGATTTTACTTCACCAAAACTAATTGGCAAAGAAATCGATGCCGATTACGAGCAAAATAGAATTGGTGTAGGTTATGATCATAACTTAGTTATTGATAAGCCACTAGGGGAATATGGATTAATTGGTGAAGCATATGAGCCTGCTTCTGGTAGATTCTTACAAGCTTACACCACTGAGCCAGGTGTACAATTATATACTGGCAACTGGCTAGAAGGTGATATGGGTAAGAACCAAACACCTCATATCAAACGTCAGGGTTTCTGTATGGAAGCACAACATTACCCTGATTCTCCAAATAACCCTCACTTCCCTTCAACTGAATTGAAGCCGGGTGAGACTTATACTCAGAAAACGGTCTACAAATTTTCTGCGAAGTAG
- the galE gene encoding UDP-glucose 4-epimerase GalE — protein MKKKILVTGGLGYIGSHTSVELINKGFEVVIVDNLSNSEKGALDGIEKITGVRPSFYEFDLLDSVQLNDLFAKENLDGIIHFAASKAVGESVDKPRLYYRNNLQTLLNLLDMMVEHGVNNIVFSSSCTVYGQPDVLPVTEQTPVQPALSPYGNTKQICEEILRDTVKADANVKAVALRYFNPVGAHASAEIGELPLGVPQNLMPFITQTGVGKREQLSVFGSDYDTKDGTCIRDYIHVVDLAQAHIVALNRMIENTQKSEYEFFNVGTGTGSTVLEVIQSFEKTSGQKLNYKIVDRREGDIEKIYADTTFSNKELGWSSEKTLDDMTSSAWKWQLHLKEKEAATV, from the coding sequence ATGAAAAAGAAGATTTTAGTAACTGGAGGATTAGGCTATATTGGCTCTCATACTTCAGTTGAATTAATTAATAAAGGATTTGAAGTTGTCATTGTAGATAACTTATCCAACTCTGAAAAAGGTGCATTAGACGGAATTGAGAAAATTACAGGTGTAAGACCTTCTTTCTACGAATTCGATTTATTGGATAGCGTTCAACTGAACGACCTTTTTGCAAAAGAAAACCTTGATGGTATTATTCACTTTGCTGCCTCAAAAGCAGTTGGTGAATCTGTAGATAAGCCTCGTTTATATTACAGAAATAACCTTCAAACGTTATTAAACCTATTAGACATGATGGTAGAGCATGGTGTAAATAACATCGTATTCTCTTCTTCATGTACTGTATATGGTCAGCCTGATGTATTGCCTGTGACGGAGCAAACACCTGTTCAACCTGCTTTATCTCCTTATGGAAATACAAAACAAATCTGTGAAGAAATTCTTCGCGATACAGTAAAAGCTGATGCCAATGTTAAAGCGGTTGCTTTACGTTACTTCAACCCGGTAGGTGCTCATGCTTCTGCTGAAATTGGAGAGTTACCATTAGGTGTACCTCAAAACTTAATGCCTTTCATTACTCAAACAGGTGTAGGTAAAAGAGAGCAATTGAGTGTATTTGGTAGCGATTATGATACTAAAGATGGTACTTGTATCAGAGATTACATCCATGTAGTCGACTTAGCACAAGCTCACATCGTAGCCTTGAACCGTATGATTGAAAATACTCAAAAGTCTGAGTACGAATTCTTTAACGTGGGTACAGGTACAGGATCTACTGTATTAGAAGTGATTCAATCTTTTGAAAAAACTTCTGGTCAAAAATTAAACTATAAAATTGTAGACCGTCGTGAGGGTGATATTGAAAAAATCTACGCGGACACTACATTTAGTAATAAAGAACTTGGCTGGAGCTCTGAGAAGACTCTAGACGACATGACTTCTTCAGCTTGGAAGTGGCAATTGCACTTAAAAGAAAAAGAAGCAGCAACTGTATAA
- a CDS encoding UDP-glucose--hexose-1-phosphate uridylyltransferase: MEFNFEDHPHRRYNPLTGEWIQVSPHRAKRPWQGQVEKIEEEQRPEHDPDCYLCAGNTRIGGEVNPNYTDTYSFQNDFAALLEDIPSGEVNEHNGLFRAKSERGLCKVICFSPRHDLTIPEMEVGGIRKVVDLWCKEYAELGTKSYINHVQIFENKGSVMGCSNPHPHGQIWAQESVPLEPAKKAENQKTYFDTYGKTLLSDYVTEEIKQGTRVVYENEHFVALVPYWAVWPFETMIVPKRAVARITDLTEEEKDAFADAYKALTVKYDNIFEVSFPYSAGIHQAPTDGEDHPEWHMHMCFYPPLLRSATVKKFMVGYEMLANAQRDITAETAAARIREQSLEHYKQRSLVEDNNR, from the coding sequence CGAAAAGACCTTGGCAAGGACAAGTTGAGAAGATTGAGGAAGAGCAGCGTCCTGAACATGATCCTGATTGTTATTTATGTGCGGGTAACACCAGAATTGGTGGCGAAGTGAACCCTAATTATACTGATACTTATTCATTCCAAAATGACTTTGCTGCTTTATTAGAAGATATTCCTTCTGGTGAAGTAAATGAGCACAATGGATTGTTTAGAGCTAAAAGTGAAAGAGGTCTTTGCAAAGTAATCTGTTTTTCTCCACGTCACGATTTAACTATTCCTGAAATGGAAGTAGGTGGAATTCGTAAAGTGGTAGACTTATGGTGCAAAGAATATGCTGAACTTGGAACGAAATCATATATCAACCACGTTCAGATTTTTGAAAATAAAGGTTCAGTAATGGGCTGTTCTAACCCTCACCCTCATGGTCAGATTTGGGCACAAGAATCAGTTCCTTTAGAACCAGCTAAAAAAGCTGAAAACCAAAAAACATATTTTGATACCTATGGTAAAACATTATTGTCAGATTATGTAACTGAAGAAATTAAGCAAGGTACTCGTGTCGTATATGAAAACGAACACTTTGTAGCTCTTGTACCTTATTGGGCAGTATGGCCATTCGAAACGATGATTGTTCCTAAGAGAGCTGTAGCTAGAATTACAGATCTTACAGAAGAGGAAAAAGATGCTTTCGCAGATGCTTATAAAGCACTGACAGTAAAGTATGACAACATATTTGAAGTTTCATTCCCATACTCAGCAGGTATCCACCAAGCTCCAACTGATGGAGAAGACCACCCAGAGTGGCACATGCATATGTGCTTCTACCCTCCTTTACTACGTTCAGCAACAGTAAAGAAGTTTATGGTAGGTTACGAGATGCTTGCTAACGCTCAAAGAGACATTACTGCAGAAACTGCTGCTGCTAGAATTAGAGAGCAATCTCTAGAACACTACAAGCAGCGTTCTCTGGTTGAAGATAACAATCGTTAG